One Streptomyces sp. RPA4-2 genomic window carries:
- a CDS encoding DNA translocase FtsK: MASRQSAAKKPPAKKAAAPTKAPVKKAPAKKAVAKKAAAKKPVPAPAPSPTAGVYRLVRAVWLGLAHAVGAMFRGIGRGAKGLDPAHRKDGLALLLLGLALIVAAGTWSNLRGPVGGLVEMLVTGAFGRLDLLVPILLAVIAVRFIRHPERPEANGRIVIGLSALVIGVLGQVHIACGAPARSDGMQAIRDAGGLIGWGASTPLTYTMGDVLAVPLLVLLTVFGLLVVTATPVNAIPQRLRLLGQRLGIVQGDPDEMLFGEDDERYDEQWREALPARSRRGPGGPGEYDRESAEEEALTKRRGRPRRAPARQHDPNRPMDAVDVAAAAAAALDGAVMHGMPPSPLVADLTHGVTAERDGYEETTPVPAARAKAVPGAKRPRQESLAVDSVVPDLTKSAPEAPRDLPPRAEQLQLSGDITYSLPSLDLLERGGPGKTRSAANDAVVASLQNVFMEFKVDAAVTGFTRGPTVTRYEVELGPAVKVERITALTKNIAYAVASPDVRIISPIPGKSAVGIEIPNTDREMVNLGDVLRLADAAEDDHPMLVALGKDVEGGYVMANLAKMPHVLVAGATGSGKSSCINCLITSVMVRATPEDVRMVLVDPKRVELTAYEGIPHLITPIITNPKRAAEALQWVVREMDLRYDDLAAFGYRHIDDFNQAIRDGKLKTPEGSERELKTYPYLLVIVDELADLMMVAPRDVEDSIVRITQLARAAGIHLVLATQRPSVDVVTGLIKANVPSRLAFATSSLADSRVILDQPGAEKLIGKGDGLFLPMGANKPTRMQGAFVTEDEVAAIVQHCKDQMAPVFRDDVTVGTKQKKEIDEDIGDDLDLLCAAAELVVTSQFGSTSMLQRKLRVGFAKAGRLMDLMESRGIVGPSEGSKARDVLVKGDELDGVLAVMRGEAEA; encoded by the coding sequence ATGGCCTCACGTCAGTCCGCAGCCAAGAAGCCGCCCGCGAAGAAGGCGGCCGCTCCGACGAAGGCTCCGGTGAAGAAGGCCCCCGCGAAAAAGGCGGTCGCCAAGAAGGCCGCGGCGAAGAAGCCCGTACCCGCGCCGGCGCCCAGCCCGACCGCGGGTGTGTACAGGCTCGTACGCGCCGTGTGGCTGGGCCTCGCGCATGCCGTCGGGGCGATGTTCCGTGGCATAGGGCGGGGCGCGAAGGGGCTCGACCCGGCGCATCGCAAGGACGGCCTCGCGCTCCTGCTGCTCGGTCTCGCGCTGATCGTCGCGGCGGGCACGTGGTCGAATCTGCGCGGGCCCGTCGGCGGCCTCGTCGAGATGCTGGTGACCGGTGCCTTCGGCCGGCTCGACCTGCTCGTCCCGATACTCCTCGCCGTCATCGCCGTCCGCTTCATCCGGCACCCCGAGAGGCCCGAGGCCAACGGCCGCATCGTGATCGGTCTGTCCGCGCTCGTCATCGGCGTGCTCGGGCAGGTCCACATCGCCTGCGGGGCGCCCGCGCGCAGCGACGGCATGCAGGCGATAAGGGACGCCGGCGGCCTCATCGGCTGGGGCGCGTCCACCCCGCTGACGTACACCATGGGCGACGTCCTCGCCGTACCGCTCCTGGTCCTGCTCACGGTCTTCGGTCTGCTGGTCGTCACGGCCACGCCCGTCAACGCGATCCCGCAGCGGCTGCGGCTGCTCGGACAGCGGCTCGGCATCGTCCAGGGCGACCCGGACGAGATGCTTTTCGGCGAGGACGACGAGCGCTACGACGAGCAGTGGCGCGAGGCGCTCCCCGCGCGCTCCCGCAGAGGCCCGGGCGGCCCCGGCGAGTACGACCGCGAAAGCGCCGAGGAAGAGGCGCTCACCAAGCGCCGTGGCCGCCCCCGGCGGGCTCCCGCGCGACAGCACGACCCGAACCGGCCGATGGACGCGGTGGACGTCGCCGCGGCGGCCGCCGCCGCGCTCGACGGCGCCGTGATGCACGGCATGCCGCCCTCTCCGCTGGTCGCCGACCTGACGCACGGCGTCACCGCGGAACGCGACGGGTACGAGGAGACGACTCCGGTGCCGGCCGCCCGCGCCAAGGCCGTGCCGGGAGCCAAGCGGCCCCGGCAGGAGTCCCTGGCCGTCGACTCCGTCGTGCCCGACCTCACCAAGTCCGCGCCCGAAGCGCCGCGCGACCTGCCGCCGCGCGCCGAGCAGCTCCAGCTCTCCGGGGACATCACCTACTCCCTGCCGTCACTCGACCTCCTGGAGCGCGGTGGCCCCGGCAAGACCCGCAGCGCCGCCAACGACGCGGTGGTCGCCTCGCTCCAGAACGTCTTCATGGAGTTCAAGGTCGACGCCGCCGTCACCGGCTTCACCCGCGGTCCGACGGTCACCCGCTACGAGGTCGAGCTCGGCCCGGCCGTGAAGGTCGAGCGGATCACCGCGCTCACCAAGAACATCGCGTACGCCGTCGCCAGCCCCGACGTGCGGATCATCAGCCCGATCCCCGGCAAGTCGGCGGTCGGCATCGAGATCCCGAACACCGACCGCGAGATGGTCAACCTCGGCGACGTGCTGCGCCTCGCGGACGCGGCCGAGGACGACCACCCGATGCTGGTCGCGCTCGGCAAGGACGTCGAGGGCGGCTACGTGATGGCCAACCTGGCGAAGATGCCGCACGTACTCGTCGCCGGAGCCACCGGTTCCGGTAAGTCCTCCTGCATCAACTGCCTGATCACGTCCGTGATGGTCCGCGCGACCCCCGAGGACGTCCGGATGGTCCTCGTGGACCCCAAGCGGGTCGAGCTGACCGCGTACGAGGGCATCCCGCACCTGATCACGCCGATCATCACCAACCCGAAGCGGGCCGCCGAGGCCCTGCAGTGGGTCGTGCGGGAGATGGACCTGCGCTACGACGACCTCGCGGCGTTCGGCTACCGACACATCGACGACTTCAACCAGGCCATCCGCGACGGCAAGCTGAAGACGCCCGAGGGCAGCGAGCGGGAGCTGAAGACCTACCCGTATCTGCTGGTGATCGTCGACGAGCTGGCCGACCTGATGATGGTCGCGCCGCGGGACGTCGAGGACTCCATCGTGCGCATCACCCAGCTCGCGCGCGCGGCCGGCATCCATCTGGTGCTCGCCACGCAGCGGCCGTCGGTGGACGTCGTCACCGGTCTGATCAAGGCGAACGTACCGTCGCGGCTCGCCTTCGCCACCTCCTCGCTCGCCGACAGCCGCGTCATCCTCGACCAGCCGGGCGCCGAGAAGCTGATCGGCAAGGGCGACGGGCTCTTCCTGCCGATGGGTGCCAACAAACCGACCCGTATGCAGGGCGCCTTCGTCACCGAGGACGAGGTCGCCGCGATCGTGCAGCACTGCAAGGACCAGATGGCGCCGGTCTTCCGCGACGACGTCACGGTGGGCACCAAGCAGAAGAAGGAGATCGACGAGGACATCGGTGACGACCTCGATCTGCTGTGCGCCGCGGCCGAGCTGGTCGTCACGTCGCAGTTCGGGTCCACCTCGATGCTCCAGCGCAAGCTGCGTGTCGGTTTCGCCAAGGCGGGACGGCTGATGGACCTCATGGAGTCGCGCGGCATCGTGGGGCCGAGTGAGGGATCCAAGGCACGTGACGTGCTGGTGAAGGGCGACGAGCTCGACGGCGTGCTCGCCGTGATGCGCGGGGAAGCGGAAGCGTGA